CAAGTCTGCTAAAACCACAGCCATCAGCTCCATCAAGATCGAGTGTATTCCAGATGACTCCGAAGAACCCGTTGAAGAAGATGCCAAAGGCTATTTCACAAGGCTCAGAGCTGCTGCTTCCAAAGGCTTGGTGGAACTGGTTGATAAATATAGAAAGACAGATCCGTTTCCTCCCAGATTGGTGATTTATGACTCAACTATGCCTTGGGTTCTGAACTTAGCTCACTGGATGGGACTTCGCGGAGCTTCTTTCTTTACTCAATCTTGTGCTGTTTGTGCTCTTTACTACCATATGGACCAAGGAACAATACAGCTTCCTCTTGATGAGTCTGTTACTGTAAAATTGCCTTCAATGCCAGCACTTGAAAGCACTGATCTTCCTGATCTCCAGTACTTCCCTGATCCAGATAGTGTTGTCACGAGGCTCCTTCTTGATCAGTTCTCGAACATTGACAAAGTTGATTTCATTCTGTTCAACACTTTCGAAGAATTGGAGGACGAGGTAAGTTGGAAATGCTAATTATAATCCAGTGAATATACATCATTGATGGATTTTTTTGGCTGATAATTCATGTAACTTTGTCAAACTATATGATATTCCTGGACGGCCATAAGCAAAATTTTAATCAtgtgaaaaattttcttttttgttttaaagaaaaaattgatttcGGATGACTAGTTTGTGCTAGCTTTGTCAAATAGGATATTATAATCGGCAATTAATTAACGTTGTACAAGAGCCGAATTGAGGAATTTTTTATAGTGTTTTGGTTAGGCATGTCAATTGAACCATCTGAATCAGGTTTTAACAAACTCAAACTCAGTTTATATAGTTAGTAACACTTTCAAATTTCGAGTTACGAGTTTTGGGTTGATAAATATAAATCTCATACTTGACTTACAAGATATTCGAGTTGTTAGTCAAATTCGGGTTTAACCCAAATTCATTTATTActctttaatttctttaataTAATTATTATGACTATTAAATTCTAAAGTTAATTTAACATCCGTAGGACCACAATATTAAAACTATATACGAAACAGTAACAATTcattaaaaagtatataaagcaagaaatttccaacaataataaatTCAGTTACTTCAAAGTACATGAAAAATAGTAACAAAATATGATCAACAATCAATACATCTTCAAAGGTCCCCAATTTGCTCATACTAAGATTTGTCCTTATGAATCTTTTGATATAATtttgaatatttaatatttcttatatatattaatatattttatcGAGTTTGACTCAGCTCATGTTTAATCCGAGTCTAATATTTAGGGCCAATCTCAGCCTAATTCAAAGATTAGGCTCATCGGATTTTGTCTCGGGTCGAGTTCAAACTAGCCTGACTCTATTGGTAGTTCTAGATTTGGTGTCCCTAAATTCTCTGATAGGCTTTGGCTAGTCTCCAAATGTTGTGCCAATTGGGGATctgttaattatttatttgcttttctttttccaaagaAATGATATTGCTGATTTTTTGTCAATCATCTCTATCTACTCTATTTCTACTTCTATTCCTATTCTAACCTATTTTAGGAGGTGATTCAACtggataaaaaaaaatcgaCGGGAACTGAGTTACTCTCGGACCATACGGGTGCACTATACACCTATATGGATTTGGAGAAGCCACATTAATGATAAAGTAATGGGAGGCAAGGTTTTAACTCTTAACCTCCCACCCCACAAAAATTTAAGCCTTTTGTGGTGGCCAACTACTCTAAAGATGGTTAAAAAGGAGGAGTGCAACACGAGTACTTTTCAAAGGGTCACCTATCTTAGTATTATTCTCACCCAATCGcacttaacttcgaagttctaaGGGATCCAGTAcaaaaactagattcaaagatTCTTGATAGTGTACTCTTAAAGCTAGATTCAGAGATTCTTGATGTGaagaattttccaacaataatatatCCAATGAGTTCAAAGtaaggatggcaacggggcggggttggggcgggaaACGCCCCCGCCTACAAATtacccccgcccccgccccgtcccCATCCCACCCCGCCCCGCTTCTCCCGTAGGGGCACCCGTGGgactaataaaaattttttatataattttattatagttaaatttcagcaaataatcaagtactaaaatatcacatCACCAAATtcttattcattgtaatttcacaattgaaacttataaaaacaatcaaacaaaagttatttgaatacaatccaacatgatgaaataaatacaactaaagtagtcaagttttcacttttggcgcAAATACAaccactaattcattattgtacctgtgcttttttttttttgtgaaaaaaatgctattgtattaagtgtaattagggatttagtataaatgtattagtaaatttaatataaccaattaataatttgtattagtacacatatataattattagtataattgataatatcaattatattacatgtactaatatacattatatgatacatataattaataatatcattatcataagtttgtaactaattaaattatctGTTATATagaattatatacatatatattttatatatttatttatttaaagcGGGTAGCGGGGCGGGGGATAGGGAGCGGGTACACTCCCCCGCCCGCCACCCCGTTTCTAaaccgggggggggggggggggggaaattCCCCCGGGGGGCAGGTGCCCGCATTGCCATCCTTGGTTCAAAGTATAcagaaaaatagtaataaaacatgatCAGCAATcaatacatcttcaaaagtcctCAATTTGTTTGTACTAAGATTTGTCCTTCTGAATCTTTTGACATAATTTGTGTATTTAATATTTCTTATATGTATTAATATATTTTGATAAATAACTCATAAATATAAAGCATTAGTATCATATATTTAGATATGTATACACCaaaatatgaatatatataccaaattatatatttcttataccatccaaattaattatatatatatatatatgtatatgtatatataaaaaTGTAGATTAAAGGGTCGAGcctatatcaaatttaagcctAATAAGAACCAAACTCACCTCACATTTAATTTGGATATAATATTTAGGCCCAAATTCAGCCCAACTCAATGAAAGATTAGGCTTATCAGGTTTTTTCTTGAGCTAAGTTTGGCTTGGCGGGACCCTATTAATAGTTCTAGTTTTGGTACCCCCAAAGACTATTCTCTAATAGGCTGCCCAATATATCAAAAGTGAAATTTTGGCTAGCCTCTAAATGTTGTGCCAATCTATGATTTTAAACTAGGATCACACTAATTCGTCTAACCGATTGTATCGAAAACCGGTCAGTTATCCAATTCGAGTCTCTTTAAAAAACAGTCAGTCAAAGATTTGGTCAAACTCAATCAAAGACTGGGTTTGACAGAGAAGTGGTAAAATTGGTtagaattagtttttttttcacaatttcTCCATTCttatgggtttttttttattgtgaaAAAGAAGCACTTTGAAATAGATTAGTCAAAAGCAAAGTAGAATTAAGTCAATGAGAAAGCATTATTGTGTTTCATTAGAATCTCATGCGACATCCTCTTTACTAAATTGagggaatttaaaaaaaaaaaaaaaaaaagagtcctGAGAAAGTGTATAACTTCAAAAAAcctaaattataaaaaaaaaaaagaagaagaagaaactggACTCATTGCCATTCTGATGGcttttatttcttcttcttccctttttttttccattctttTGATCTTTGAATAGCACAAAGAATTAGTGTCAAATGAAGTTAGAAACCTAGAttagaagaaaattttcattctcTAAATTCACAAGCTCGATTTCATGCAAAAGTTTTGAAAGATTTGAAATCaaataagaggaaaaaaaaggaacaaagaaGGGAAGAGAACAAAGAGGAgggaaaaagggaagagaaCAAAGAAGGGAAGAGAACAGAGaggagggaaaaaggaaaataatgaaaaaaaaaagagagttttTGTATGCATTTGATTTGCGTGagataaaagaaaggaagagatttgTGGACCTTATGATggagagaagaagaaggaacaaagaagaagaagcaaagacaagatgaaaaggaaagaaagaggcGGCTAACAAAAAGGATACGATCGGTTTAGCATTTATTAGCTTTAAATGCCCCAAAAAGTTTTATAAGCTCATTTTGACCCCCTATTGttttaataaattataaaataaccTATTACGTTTTCTAAATTACATTTTTTACCtttaactttttaaaatttttaagtgGAACCCTTTAGGCTAAATTTAAACACATCAAATATGTATGTAAAGTTATAAACCACCAATTTCAAAGGAATTTTTATATATTAGATTGATTATATATTATTTGTAGATATTTATAATGTATTTATAATGTCATCTAATTTGACTTTCGAATTAATCAGTCGAATCCGCTGACCCCTAATCTTTACCGAGTCACTATCTAGTTTGAGTTTTAAAATATAGGTGCCAACAGGGGATCCTTTAATTCTTTATTTACTTCTCTTTATCCAAAGAAATTATATTGCTGATTGATTGACCAAATGTTGAGTCAAATCGTCCACCACTTTTCTGATTTTCAGGACTTGTTAATCGTGTTACTGTTATACTTTATTTATCAGGTGGCAAAATGGATGGCAGAAAGGTGGACAATTAAGACAGTTGGACCAACAGCTCCACTACTTTTTGTAGACAAGAGACTGCAGAATGGAAATGATCAACAAGGAAACTATCTGTTTGAGACAAACGCTGAAGCTTGCTTAAAATGGTTGGACGAAAGAGAAACATGTTCTGTAGTTTATGTATCGTTTGGGAGCATAGCAGCGCCCGATAAATCTCAGATCGAGGAAGTGGCAGAGGCCCTCCTGAGGAGCAACTGCAAATTCCTTTGGGTATtcagagaagaagaagagagtaaGCTGCCAAAGAATTTCAAGTCTGAGTCTTCAGAGCA
This Coffea arabica cultivar ET-39 chromosome 3e, Coffea Arabica ET-39 HiFi, whole genome shotgun sequence DNA region includes the following protein-coding sequences:
- the LOC113737747 gene encoding UDP glycosyltransferase 9-like, with the translated sequence MGTIDICPSKIHILAFPFPAKGHINPMLHLCNRLAAKHFMVTLITTASTFKSAKTTAISSIKIECIPDDSEEPVEEDAKGYFTRLRAAASKGLVELVDKYRKTDPFPPRLVIYDSTMPWVLNLAHWMGLRGASFFTQSCAVCALYYHMDQGTIQLPLDESVTVKLPSMPALESTDLPDLQYFPDPDSVVTRLLLDQFSNIDKVDFILFNTFEELEDEVAKWMAERWTIKTVGPTAPLLFVDKRLQNGNDQQGNYLFETNAEACLKWLDERETCSVVYVSFGSIAAPDKSQIEEVAEALLRSNCKFLWVFREEEESKLPKNFKSESSEQGLIINWCPQLEVLAHRTIVCFVTHCGWNSTIEALSAGVPMIAVPQWIDQTTNAKFIADVWQTGLRVKLNDKGFVGREEFEYCIREITGGEKGKEIRRNAKKWKELAIQAVGEGGSSDRNLEDFATSLLCLP